From Pagrus major chromosome 18, Pma_NU_1.0, a single genomic window includes:
- the LOC141013156 gene encoding protocadherin gamma-C5-like, giving the protein MERGIMWNKFPVWQVFLWWHHFFLLWSTIDGQTRYSIPEELKQGSVVGNLAKDLGLVVSELYRRKLRITSDAGKQYFNIDLGKGELVVIDRIDREELCGQRPSCLLPLELVIDNPLQLHRVEIEIQDTNDNSPSFLNKEKVLKIAELVNPGARFPLESAQDPDVGSNSVRSYLISKNDNFKLTVKTLKDGRKIPELVLEKTLDREKLPVHNLILTAVDGGDPVRSGTSDIKVIVLDNNDNAPQFERQVYEANVSEKATPGTEILHVKATDADEGLNGEIEYHFAEQTTDLILSLFNIEPSGAVVVKGNLDHETNPLHRFDITAKDKGNPEMDGHCSVEIKVVDINDNVPEIIVTSLTTPVPEDSAIGTVIALISAKDPDSGDNGKIKLSVTSKSPFKLNPSVSNHYALVTNGPLDREKNAQYSVNIRATDSGKPPLSSEKVILVELLDVNDNPPVFSQPSYVIYVKENYPPGNILCSVSATDADSGDNAKISYSILDSKVQDVSVSSYVYINSDNGSIYSMHSFDYEKLKVFQIQVQAKDQGSPSLSSNATVHVFILDQNDNAPAVIYPSSAALGSLSHQRMPRSAKAGHLVTKVTAVDADSGHNAWISYKLAEATDASLFTVNLYTGEVRTKRAVSEQDDSSQRLLIEVKDDGEPVQSATVTVSILLEDGLHEPILDLRQKAAEPSKKTGRITLYLILSLASVSVLSVLTFLILAVKCIRNSRSSGSCCMRRGDCDDYKNPNRNLQIQLNTDGPIKYVEVLGGDMLSQSQSFRSCMSPMSEYSDFTLIKPSSTTDFKEVISVLDASLPDSTWTFESQQVSKKQ; this is encoded by the coding sequence ATGGAACGAGGAATAATGTGGAACAAATTCCCTGTATGGCAGGTGTTTTTGTGGTGGcatcatttctttctcttgtgGAGTACAATAGACGGACAGACTCGCTACAGCATTCCGGAGGAACTGAAACAGGGATCTGTGGTAGGAAATCTAGCCAAAGATTTGGGTTTGGTTGTATCTGAACTGTATCGACGTAAATTGCGGATAACCTCCGATGCTGGTAAGCAGTATTTTAACATAGACTTGGGGAAGGGAGAACTGGTGGTGATTGATAGGATAGATAGGGAGGAACTGTGTGGACAAAGACCGTCATGTCTGTTGCCTTTGGAACTAGTAATAGATAACCCCCTGCAGCTGCATAGAGTCGAAATTGAAATACAAGATACAAACGATAATTCTCCTAGTTTTCTTAATAAAGAGAAAGTGTTGAAAATTGCAGAGCTGGTAAATCCAGGCGCGCGTTTTCCTTTAGAAAGTGCACAGGATCCCGATGTAGGCAGCAATTCTGTACGCTCTTACCTCATtagcaaaaatgacaatttcaaaTTGACTGTTAAAACCCTCAAGGACGGAAGAAAGATCCCTGAACTGGTGCTTGAAAAAACACTTGACAGAGAAAAGCTGCCTGTACACAATCTAATCCTCACTGCTGTAGATGGTGGAGACCCGGTGCGTTCAGGGACCTCTGATATAAAAGTCATAGTACTTGACAACAATGACAATGCTCCGCAGTTTGAGAGACAGGTATATGAAGCTAATGTGAGCGAAAAGGCAACACCTGGAACAGAGATATTGCATGTTAAAGCTACAGACGCAGACGAAGGACTAAATGGAGAGATTGAATATCATTTTGCAGAGCAAACTACAGATCtgattttatcattatttaacATTGAACCATCTGGAGCTGTTGTTGTCAAGGGAAATTTAGACCATGAAACGAACCCCTTACATAGATTTGACATAACTGCTAAAGACAAAGGAAATCCTGAGATGGATGGACATTGTAGTGTTGAAATTAAAGTAGTTGACATTAACGACAATGTTCCTGAAATAATTGTGACGTCTTTAACAACACCTGTTCCTGAAGATTCGGCAATCGGAACAGTTATTGCACTAATAAGTGCAAAAGACCCAGATTCGGGCGACAATGGCAAGATTAAGTTGAGCGTGACTTCTAAATCCCCCTTCAAGTTAAATCCATCGGTCTCTAACCATTATGCTTTAGTGACGAATGGGCCACTTGACCGTGAAAAAAATGCCCAGTATAGTGTCAACATACGTGCTACTGATTCTGGAAAGCCCCCATTATCGAGTGAGAAAGTAATACTTGTTGAACTGTTAGATGTAAATGACAACCCACCAGTTTTCTCCCAGCCTTCCTATGTCATTTATGTAAAGGAGAACTATCCTCCTGGGAACATTCTGTGCTCAGTGTCAGCAACTGATGCTGATTCGGGCGACAACGCGAAGATTTCCTACTCCATCTTGGACTCTAAAGTGCAGGACGTGTCTGTCTCCTCTTATGTTTACATTAACTCAGATAACGGCAGCATCTACAGCATGCACTCGTTTGACTATGAGAAACTGAAGGTGTTTCAGATTCAGGTTCAGGCAAAGGACCAGGGCTCTCCGTCTCTCAGCAGCAACGCCACTGTCCATGTTTTTATCCTGGACCAGAACGACAATGCCCCCGCTGTCATTTACCCCTCCTCCGCTGCCCTGGGCTCCCTCTCTCATCAGAGGATGCCCCGCTCCGCTAAAGCGGGTCACCTGGTTACCAAGGTGACGGCCGTGGACGCTGACTCGGGCCATAACGCCTGGATCTCCTACAAACTGGCGGAGGCCACAGACGCCTCTCTGTTCACTGTCAATCTGTACACAGGGGAGGTGAGGACTAAACGCGCTGTGTCCGAGCAGGACGACTCCTCTCAGAGGCTGCTTATAGAGGTCAAGGACGACGGGGAACCGGTCCAGTCCGCCACCGTCACGGTGTCCATCCTGCTGGAGGACGGCCTCCACGAGCCCATCTTAGACCTCCGACAGAAAGCGGCCGAGCCCAGCAAGAAAACTGGCAGAATCACCCTTTATTTGATTCTGTCTCTGGCCTCGGTGTCCGTGCTGTCCGTGCTGACTTTTCTCATCTTAGCGGTTAAATGCATCAGGAACAGCAGAAGCAGCGGGAGTTGCTGCATGAGACGGGGCGACTGTGATGATTACAAGAACCCCAACAGAAACCTGCAGATTCAGCTCAACACTGACGGACCTATAAAGTACGTGGAGGTCCTGGGAGGAGACATGTTGTCTCAGAGTCAGTCCTTCAGGTCCTGTATGTCTCCGATGTCAGAGTACAGTGATTTCACTTTGATCAAACCCAGCAGCACCACTGACTTTAAGGAGGTGATCAGTGTCCTGGATGCGTCTTTACCGGACAGCACCTGGACCTTTGAGAGCCAGCAGGTGAGCAAAAAACAATAG
- the LOC141013523 gene encoding protocadherin gamma-C5-like, protein MTKTIGYRDWRWQALWWNHFFLLWSTINGQTRYSIPEELKQGSVVGNLAKDLGLGLSEIFDRKLRVASEAGEQYFSVDAGKGELVVNDRIDREALCGQSASCVLPLQVVIEDPLQLFRVEVEIQDINDNAPRFPSNDITLEVAESMSLGVRFPLESALDPDVGSNSLKSYTLSKDECFNIRVKEVAGGRKVPELILAKTLDREKKAVHKLLLTALDGGNPVKSGTAQLSIRVLDINDNAPAFEKPLYKVSVSENAAEGALIVQTKATDMDDGPNGEVEYSFGAHTPDTVLSVFSIDHITGAISLKGKLDFEVNSNYELDISAKDKGSPRTEGHCTVHVDVLDVNDNAPEIILTSQPKPVREDSPSGTVVALISARDLDSDVNGKVTLQLPKKSPFSLKPSFSNNYALVTSGALDRENIPEYNIEITATDSGSPPLSSKKMIPVSVTDVNDNPPIFSQPSYNVYLKENGVAGSILYSVSASDLDFGENAKISYSILDSKVQDVSVSSYVYINSDNGSIYSMHSFDYEKLKVFQIQVQAKDQGSPSLSSNATVHVFILDQNDNAPAVIYPSSAALGSLSHQRMPRSAKAGHLVTKVTAVDADSGHNAWISYKLAEATDASLFTVNLYTGEVRTKRAVSEQDDSSQRLLIEVKDDGEPVQSATVTVSILLEDGLHEPILDLRQKAAEPSKKTGRITLYLILSLASVSVLSLLTFLILAVKCIRNSRSSGSCCMRRGDCDDYKNPNRNLQIQLNTDGPIKYVEVLGGDMLSQSQSFRSCMSPMSEYSDFTLIKPSSTTDFKEVISVLDASLPDSTWTFESQQP, encoded by the exons ATGACAAAGACAATAGGATACCGAGACTGGAGGTGGCAGGCGCTCTGGTGGaatcatttctttctcttgtgGAGTACAATAAACGGACAGACTCGTTACAGCATCCCGGAGGAACTGAAACAAGGGTCTGTGGTAGGAAATCTAGCCAAAGATCTGGGTTTAGGACTATCAGAGATTTTTGACCGTAAGCTGCGTGTCGCCTCTGAGGCTGGTGAGCAGTATTTCAGTGTGGATGCGGGGAAGGGCGAGCTGGTGGTGAATGACAGAATAGACAGAGAGGCTTTATGTGGACAAAGCGCCAGCTGTGTTCTACCTCTGCAGGTTGTAATTGAAGACCCATTACAACTTTTTCGTGTTGAGGTAGAAATACAAGACATTAATGATAACGCGCCTAGATTTCCATCAAATGATATCACATTGGAGGTTGCGGAATCTATGAGTTTAGGGGTTCGTTTTCCATTAGAGAGCGCTTTAGATCCAGATGTTGGCAGTAATTCATTGAAGTCATACACTCTCAGTAAAGATGAATGTTTTAACATTAGAGTTAAGGAAGTTGCCGGTGGAAGGAAAGTCCCTGAATTGATTTTGGCAAAAACCTTAGATAGAGAGAAAAAGGCTGTTCATAAGCTTTTGTTGACAGCTCTAGATGGAGGCAACCCTGTGAAATCAGGGACCGCTCAGCTATCTATTAGAGTCCTTGACATCAACGATAACGCCCCAGCTTTTGAGAAACCGTTGTATAAAGTATCTGTTAGTGAAAATGCTGCAGAAGGTGCATTGATAGTACAAACAAAGGCGACGGATATGGACGATGGTCCAAACGGAGAGGTAGAATATTCATTTGGAGCTCACACACCAGACActgttctctctgtttttaGCATTGATCATATAACGGGAGCAATATCTCTTAAAGGAAAACTAGATTTCGAAGTGAATTCAAATTATGAATTAGATATAAGTGCTAAAGATAAAGGCAGTCCGAGAACAGAGGGGCATTGTACTGTGCATGTTGACGTTTTAGATGTTAACGATAATGCCCCAGAAATAATACTCACCTCTCAGCCGAAGCCAGTGCGCGAAGACTCGCCTAGTGGCACCGTAGTAGCTTTAATCAGTGCCCGAGACCTTGATTCGGATGTTAACGGTAAAGTCACATTACAGCTCCCCAAGAAATCCCCATTTTCCCTAAAACCATCGTTTTCTAATAATTACGCACTGGTTACCAGTGGTGCTTTAGACCGAGAAAATATCCCAGAATATAATATTGAGATAACAGCCACTGATTCaggctctcctcctctgtccagtAAGAAAATGATACCTGTCAGCGTCactgatgtgaatgacaaccCTCCTATATTCTCTCAGCCCTCCTATAATGTCTATTTAAAGGAGAATGGGGTAGCAGGGTCTATACTGTACTCAGTATCAGCATCTGACCTGGATTTTGGTGAAAACGCTAAGATCTCTTACTCTATACTGGACTCTAAAGTGCAGGACGTGTCTGTCTCCTCTTATGTTTACATTAACTCAGATAACGGCAGCATCTACAGCATGCACTCGTTTGACTATGAGAAACTGAAGGTGTTTCAGATTCAGGTTCAGGCAAAGGACCAGGGCTCTCCGTCTCTCAGCAGCAACGCCACTGTCCATGTTTTTATCCTGGACCAGAACGACAATGCCCCCGCTGTTATTTACCCCTCCTCCGCTGCCCTGGGCTCCCTCTCTCATCAGAGGATGCCCCGCTCCGCTAAAGCGGGTCACCTGGTTACCAAGGTGACGGCCGTGGACGCTGACTCGGGCCATAACGCCTGGATCTCCTACAAACTGGCGGAGGCCACAGACGCCTCTCTGTTCACTGTCAATCTGTACACAGGGGAGGTGAGGACTAAACGCGCTGTGTCCGAGCAGGACGACTCCTCTCAGAGGCTGCTTATAGAGGTCAAGGACGACGGAGAACCGGTCCAGTCCGCCACCGTCACGGTGTCCATCCTGCTGGAGGACGGCCTCCATGAGCCCATCTTAGACCTCCGACAGAAAGCGGCCGAGCCCAGCAAGAAAACTGGCAGAATCACCCTTTATTTGATTCTGTCTCTGGCCTCGGTGTCCGTGCTGTCTCTGCTGACTTTTCTCATCTTAGCGGTTAAATGCATCAGGAACAGCAGAAGCAGCGGGAGTTGCTGCATGAGACGGGGCGACTGTGATGATTACAAGAACCCCAACAGAAACCTGCAGATTCAGCTCAACACTGACGGACCTATAAAGTACGTGGAGGTCCTGGGAGGAGACATGTTGTCTCAGAGTCAGTCCTTCAGGTCCTGTATGTCTCCGATGTCAGAGTACAGTGATTTCACTTTGATCAAACCCAGCAGCACCACTGACTTTAAGGAGGTGATCAGTGTCCTGGATGCGTCTCTACCGGACAGCACCTGGACCTTTGAGAGCCAGCAG CCTTAG
- the LOC141013525 gene encoding protocadherin gamma-C5-like, whose product MTKTIGYRDWRWQALWWHHFFLLWSTINGQTRYSIPEELKQGSVVGNLAKDLGLGLSEIFDRKLRVASEAGKQYFSVDAGKGELVVNDRIDREALCGQSASCVLPLQVVVENPLQSHRIEVEIRDINDNSPRFLTQQINLKIPESVALGKRFPLESAEDPDVGSNSLKTYSLSKNEYFSLKFKDAKNGKTVPELVLEKPLDREKIALHQLVLTALDGGTPVTSGTCKIMINVLDNNDNFPIFSENEYKVSLKENSTKGTFVIKLTATDADEGLNGEVKYSFGSRTPDFVLSTFEINERTGELILKGSLDYESSKSFLIDITAEDKGTPEMDGNCRVQLDVEDINDNAPEIVLTSKPSPAREDAPSGTVVALISARDLDSGDNGKVTLKLSKRSPFTLKPSFSNNYELVTSGPLDRERFSEYNVEITATDSGSPPLSSKKMIPVSITDVNDNPPIFSQPSYNVYLKENGVAGSILYSVSASDLDFGENAKISYSILDSKVQDVSVSSYVYINSDNGSIYSMHSFDYEKLKVFQIQVQAKDQGSPSLSSNATVHVFILDQNDNAPAVIYPSSAALGSLSHQRMPRSAKAGHLVTKVTAVDADSGHNAWISYKLAEATDASLFTVNLYTGEVRTKRAVSEQDDSSQRLLIEVKDDGEPVQSATVTVSILLEDGLHEPILDLRQKAAEPSKKTGRITLYLILSLASVSVLSLLTFLILAVKCIRNSRSSGSCCMRRSDCDDYKNPNRNLQIQLNTDGPIKYVEVLGGDMLSQSQSFRSCMSPMSEYSDFTLIKPSSTTDFKEVISVLDASLPDSTWTFESQQVSRE is encoded by the coding sequence ATGACAAAGACAATAGGATACCGAGACTGGAGATGGCAGGCGCTCTGGTGGcatcatttctttctcttgtgGAGTACAATAAACGGACAGACTCGTTACAGCATCCCGGAGGAACTGAAACAAGGGTCTGTGGTAGGAAATCTAGCCAAAGATCTGGGTTTGGGACTATCAGAGATTTTTGACCGTAAGCTGCGTGTCGCCTCTGAGGCTGGTAAGCAGTATTTCAGTGTGGATGCAGGGAAGGGCGAGCTGGTGGTGAATGACAGAATAGACAGAGAGGCTTTATGCGGACAAAGCGCCAGCTGTGTTCTACCTCTGCAAGTTGTGGTTGAAAATCCTTTGCAGTCTCATCGAATTGAAGTGGAAATAAGAGACATAAATGACAATTCTCCTCGTTTTCTGACACAACAGATTAACCTTAAAATACCAGAATCAGTTGCACTTGGCAAACGCTTTCCTTTGGAGAGTGCTGAGGACCCTGATGTTGGAAGCAATTCTTTGAAAACGTACTCTCTAAGCAAAAACGAATATTTTTCTCTCAAatttaaagatgcaaaaaaTGGTAAAACGGTCCCAGAATTAGTGTTAGAGAAGCCATTAGACCGGGAAAAGATTGCTCTTCATCAGCTGGTGTTAACAGCATTAGACGGGGGAACCCCGGTCACATCTGGCACCTGTAAGATAATGATTAATGTACTCGATAATAATGACAATTTTCCAatattcagtgaaaatgaatacAAAGTTTCTTTAAAGGAGAACAGCACCAAAGGAACATTTGTAATTAAACTTACAGCTACAGATGCGGACGAGGGTCTTAATGGTGAAGTTAAATATTCTTTCGGGTCCCGCACTCCAGACTTTGTGTTAtcaacatttgaaataaatgaaagaacaGGAGAACTCATATTGAAAGGATCATTAGATTATGAAAGTTCTAAATCTTTCCTTATCGATATAACTGCTGAAGACAAAGGCACTCCTGAAATGGACGGTAACTGTCGTGTGCAGTTGGACGTAGAAGACATAAATGATAATGCTCCAGAAATTGTGCTCACTTCAAAACCCAGTCCAGCACGTGAAGACGCACCAAGTGGCACAGTAGTGGCTCTGATCAGTGCACGAGACCTTGACTCTGGTGATAATGGTAAAGTAACTTTAAAGCTTTCTAAGCGTTCTCCTTTCACTCTTAAACCATCATTCTCTAATAATTACGAACTGGTTACCAGTGGTCctttagacagagagagattctCAGAATATAACGTTGAGATAACAGCCACTGATTCaggctctcctcctctgtccagtAAGAAAATGATACCTGTCAGCATCactgatgtgaatgacaaccCTCCTATATTCTCTCAGCCCTCCTATAATGTCTATTTAAAGGAGAATGGGGTAGCAGGGTCTATACTGTACTCAGTATCAGCATCTGACCTGGATTTTGGTGAAAACGCTAAAATCTCTTACTCTATACTGGACTCTAAAGTGCAGGACGTGTCTGTCTCCTCTTATGTTTACATTAACTCAGATAACGGCAGCATCTACAGCATGCACTCGTTTGACTATGAGAAACTGAAGGTGTTTCAGATTCAGGTTCAGGCAAAGGACCAGGGCTCTCCGTCTCTCAGCAGCAACGCCACTGTCCATGTTTTTATCCTGGACCAGAACGACAATGCCCCCGCTGTTATTTACCCCTCCTCCGCTGCCCTGGGCTCCCTCTCTCATCAGAGGATGCCCCGCTCCGCTAAAGCGGGTCACCTGGTTACCAAGGTGACGGCCGTGGACGCTGACTCGGGCCATAACGCCTGGATCTCCTACAAACTGGCGGAGGCCACAGACGCCTCTCTGTTCACTGTCAATCTGTACACAGGGGAGGTGAGGACTAAACGCGCTGTGTCCGAGCAGGACGACTCCTCTCAGAGGCTGCTTATAGAGGTCAAGGACGACGGGGAACCGGTCCAGTCCGCCACCGTCACGGTGTCCATCCTCCTGGAGGACGGCCTCCACGAGCCCATCTTAGACCTCCGACAGAAAGCGGCCGAGCCCAGCAAGAAAACCGGGAGAATCACCCTTTATTTGATTCTGTCTCTGGCCTCGGTGTCCGTGCTGTCTCTGCTGACTTTTCTCATCTTAGCGGTTAAATGCATCAGGAACAGCAGAAGCAGCGGGAGTTGCTGCATGAGACGGAGCGACTGTGATGATTACAAGAACCCCAACAGAAACCTGCAGATTCAGCTCAACACTGACGGACCTATAAAGTACGTGGAGGTCCTGGGAGGAGACATGTTGTCTCAGAGTCAGTCCTTCAGGTCCTGTATGTCTCCGATGTCAGAGTACAGTGATTTCACTTTGATCAAACCCAGCAGCACCACTGACTTTAAGGAGGTGATCAGTGTCCTGGATGCGTCTTTACCCGACAGCACCTGGACCTTTGAGAGCCAGCAGGTGAGCAGAGAGTAA
- the LOC141013157 gene encoding protocadherin gamma-C5-like, whose amino-acid sequence MTKRMGYQDWRWLALWWHHFFLLWSTINGQTRYSIPEELELGSTVGNLAKDLGLGLSDIFDRKLRVASEAGKQYFSVDAGKGELVVNDRIDREALCGQSASCVLPLQVVIENPLQLHRIEVEIRDVNDNAPSFLKSDHVIEIAESTVVGVRFPLESAEDPDVGSNGLKTYILSKDDCFTLKVKEIENGRKVPELVLNKSLDFEKKATHNLFLTAMDGGNPVKSGTSKITVNVLDVNDNAPIFENTFYKVAVQENSADGSFVITTKASDKDEGLNGEIEYSLGIHTPPSVLSLFHIDPVTGDISLKKQLDHETQASYRIDISAKDKGLPKMEGHCSVQVDVLDVNDNAPEIVLTSKPTSVPEDSRSGTVVALLSVRDLDSGDNGKVNLQLPKRSPFTLKPSFSNNYALVTSGALDRERFSEYNIEITATDSGSPPLSSKKMIPVSITDVNDNPPIFSQPSYNVYLKENGVAGSILYSVSASDLDFGENAKISYSILDSKVQDVSVSSYVYINSDNGSIYSMHSFDYEKLKVFQIQVQAKDQGSPSLSSNATVHVFILDQNDNAPAVIYPSSAALGSLSHQRMPRSAKAGHLVTKVTAVDADSGHNAWISYKLAEATDASLFTVNLYTGEVRTKRAVSEQDDSSQRLLIEVKDDGEPVQSATVTVSILLEDGLHEPILDLRQKAAEPSKKTGRITLYLILSLASVSVLSLLTFLILAVKCIRNSRSSGSCCMRRGDCDDYKNPNRNLQIQLNTDGPIKYVEVLGGDMLSQSQSFRSCMSPMSEYSDFTLIKPSSTTDFKEVISVLDASLPDSTWTFESQQVSR is encoded by the coding sequence ATGACAAAGAGAATGGGATACCAAGACTGGAGATGGCTTGCGCTTTGGTGGCATCACTTCTTTCTCTTGTGGAGTACAATAAACGGACAGACGCGTTACAGCATCCcagaggagctggagctggGCTCTACGGTTGGAAATCTAGCCAAAGATTTGGGTTTGGGACTATCAGACATTTTTGACCGTAAGCTGCGTGTCGCCTCTGAGGCTGGTAAGCAGTATTTCAGTGTGGATGCGGGGAAGGGCGAGCTGGTGGTGAATGACAGAATAGACAGAGAGGCTTTATGTGGACAAAGCGCCAGCTGTGTGTTACCTCTGCAGGTTGTAATAGAGAACCCGCTACAGTTACACCGAATAGAAGTGGAAATAAGAGACGTAAATGACAATGCTCCTAGTTTTCTCAAAAGCGACCATGTAATAGAAATCGCAGAATCCACCGTTGTAGGTGTGCGTTTCCCCTTAGAGAGTGCAGAGGATCCCGATGTTGGGAGTAACGGATTAAAGACGTACATACTAAGCAAAGATGATTGCTTCActttaaaagttaaagaaattgaaaatggaagaaaagtACCAGAATTAGTATTAAATAAATCATTGGATTTCGAGAAAAAAGCCACTCACAATTTATTTCTTACTGCTATGGACGGAGGAAATCCAGTCAAGTCTGGCACTTCTAAAATAACCGTAAATGTGCTTGATGTTAATGATAATGCACCAATATTCGAAAATACTTTTTATAAAGTTGCTGTTCAAGAAAACAGTGCAGACGGCTCATTTGTAATCACAACAAAGGCATCAGACAAAGATGAAGGTTTAAATGGAGAAATAGAGTACTCGCTTGGTATACACACACCGCCATCAGTGCTGTCATTATTTCACATAGATCCTGTGACGGGAGATATATCTTTGAAAAAGCAGCTGGACCACGAAACTCAAGCCTCGTATCGAATAGACATTAGTGCAAAAGACAAAGGCTTGCCCAAAATGGAGGGTCACTGCAGTGTGCAGGTGGATGTCTTAGACGTAAATGATAACGCTCCAGAAATTGTGCTGACTTCAAAACCCACTTCTGTGCCGGAAGACTCTCGCAGTGGGACAGTAGTGGCTTTACTCAGCGTCCGTGACCTTGATTCTGGTGATAACGGTAAAGTGAATTTACAACTTCCCAAACGTTCTCCCTTTACTCTTAAACCATCTTTTTCTAATAATTACGCACTGGTTACAAGTGGTGCTTTGGACCGAGAGAGATTTTCCGAGTATAATATTGAGATAACAGCCACTGATTCaggctctcctcctctgtccagtAAGAAAATGATACCTGTCAGCATCactgatgtgaatgacaaccCTCCTATATTCTCTCAGCCCTCCTATAATGTCTATTTAAAGGAGAATGGGGTAGCAGGGTCTATACTGTACTCAGTATCAGCATCTGACCTGGATTTTGGTGAAAACGCTAAAATCTCTTACTCTATACTGGACTCTAAAGTGCAGGACGTGTCTGTCTCCTCTTATGTTTACATTAACTCAGATAACGGCAGCATCTACAGCATGCACTCGTTTGACTATGAGAAGCTGAAGGTGTTTCAGATTCAGGTTCAGGCAAAGGACCAGGGCTCTCCGTCTCTCAGCAGCAACGCCACTGTCCATGTTTTTATCCTGGACCAGAACGACAATGCCCCCGCTGTTATTTACCCCTCCTCCGCTGCCCTGGGCTCCCTCTCTCATCAGAGGATGCCCCGCTCCGCTAAAGCGGGTCACCTGGTTACCAAGGTGACGGCCGTGGACGCTGACTCGGGCCATAACGCCTGGATCTCCTACAAACTGGCGGAGGCCACAGACGCCTCTCTGTTCACTGTCAATCTGTACACAGGGGAGGTGAGGACTAAACGCGCTGTGTCCGAGCAGGACGACTCCTCTCAGAGGCTGCTTATAGAGGTCAAGGACGACGGGGAACCGGTCCAGTCCGCCACTGTCACGGTGTCAATCCTGCTGGAGGACGGCCTCCATGAGCCCATCTTAGACCTCCGACAGAAAGCGGCCGAGCCCAGCAAGAAAACCGGGAGAATCACCCTTTATTTGATTCTGTCTCTGGCCTCGGTGTCCGTGCTGTCTCTGCTGACTTTTCTCATCTTAGCGGTTAAATGCATCAGGAACAGCAGAAGCAGCGGGAGTTGCTGCATGAGACGGGGCGACTGTGATGATTACAAGAACCCCAACAGAAACCTGCAGATTCAGCTCAACACTGACGGACCTATAAAGTACGTGGAGGTCCTGGGAGGAGACATGTTGTCTCAGAGTCAGTCCTTCAGGTCCTGTATGTCTCCGATGTCAGAGTACAGTGATTTCACTTTGATCAAACCCAGCAGCACCACTGACTTTAAGGAGGTGATCAGTGTCTTGGATGCGTCTTTACCCGACAGCACCTGGACCTTTGAGAGCCAGCAGGTGAGCAGATGA